A genomic stretch from Glaciecola nitratireducens FR1064 includes:
- a CDS encoding beta-galactosidase, whose protein sequence is MNSLQHILQRRDWETPLSVQVNQQKAHSPLNGYRTVEDARQKQHPQKRLLNGQWDFKLIAKPEDVDDSLLSDYVDDWKTIAVPSNWQLQGFDKPIYCNVKYPFAVNPPYVPTENPTGLYRTEFEIEEAQLSQRNHIIFEGVNSAFHLWCNGQWVGYSQDSRLPSEFDLSAFLVAGKNRISAMVIRWSDGSYLEDQDMWWLSGIFRDVVLLSKPQTRICDVFITPDLDACYRDASLSVKTVVKSNAGAAQLKAHSVSVQIFDGDTPICDPQTQKTNNKRVDEKGGWDDVVFHHIDIKNPKKWSAETPYLYRCVVSLHDEEGKIVDAEGYDIGFRKVEITNGQLLVNGKALLIRGVNRHEHHPENGHAVSEADMLADIKLMKQNNFNAVRTAHYPNHPRWYELCDELGLYVVDEANIETHGMFPMGRLASDPQWAGAFMSRYTQMVERDKNHASIIIWSLGNECGHGPNHDAMYAWSKSFDPSRPVQYEGGGANTSATDIICPMYSRVDTDVKDDAVPKYAIKKWLSLPGETRPLILCEYAHAMGNSLGNFDEYWQAFREYPRLQDGFVWDWVDQGLSKVDDNGEHYWAYGGDFGDDYNDRQFCINGLLFPDRTAHPSLYEAKYSQQHLQFTLTPTLDGHQQTGYSLSIFSDYLFRHTDNEKVVWRLLQNGVEVEQGSSALNIAPQSSAVMSINPSTEFKAGCQYHLNVDVELVTDCSFASAGHIMATEQFSVANSKSLSTASDASITSISSTTSPLKVNDSGDAIIIDGDDFTLSFDRQTGLINKWQHCSKPVIVRPLVDSFYRAPLDNDIGISEVDNLDPNAWGARWLLAGLGAWQRTCRQISVTLSPSDVRITCLFDYEHKSAASSIVQAQTRWLYTINNEGKVAVDIDVRLNEALPPLPRVGVSLAVKKTKNPQVSWLGLGPFENYPDRKAAARLGLYTLSIDELHTPYIFPTDNGLRSDCKLVKVNDLEVTGEFLFAASKYSQSTLTTAKHTNELVADDVIHLHIDHQHMGVGGDDSWSPSTHKEYLLENKHYRYSLFLNAQKMIK, encoded by the coding sequence ATGAATTCATTACAACATATTCTTCAACGTCGTGACTGGGAAACGCCTTTGTCGGTGCAAGTAAACCAACAGAAAGCGCACAGCCCACTCAATGGCTACAGGACAGTTGAGGATGCTCGACAAAAGCAGCACCCGCAAAAACGCTTGTTAAATGGACAGTGGGATTTCAAATTAATTGCTAAGCCAGAAGATGTTGATGATTCGCTGTTATCCGATTATGTAGACGATTGGAAAACAATCGCGGTGCCTTCCAATTGGCAGCTTCAAGGGTTTGATAAGCCTATTTACTGCAACGTAAAGTATCCTTTTGCAGTGAATCCTCCGTATGTGCCAACAGAAAACCCAACGGGTCTTTACCGTACTGAGTTCGAGATAGAGGAAGCGCAGTTATCTCAGCGCAACCACATCATTTTTGAAGGTGTGAATTCTGCCTTTCACTTATGGTGCAACGGTCAATGGGTGGGCTATTCACAAGATAGTCGTTTACCGAGCGAGTTTGATTTAAGTGCGTTCCTAGTGGCGGGTAAAAATCGCATTTCAGCCATGGTCATTCGTTGGAGTGACGGAAGTTACCTTGAAGACCAAGACATGTGGTGGTTAAGCGGTATTTTTCGCGATGTTGTATTGCTTAGTAAACCACAAACGCGAATTTGTGATGTGTTTATTACACCGGACTTAGACGCTTGTTATCGTGATGCAAGCTTGTCAGTAAAAACAGTTGTGAAAAGTAATGCAGGTGCTGCTCAGCTAAAAGCACATAGCGTTTCAGTGCAAATATTTGATGGTGACACTCCTATCTGTGACCCGCAAACACAAAAGACAAACAACAAGCGTGTCGATGAAAAAGGCGGATGGGACGATGTCGTTTTCCACCACATTGATATTAAAAACCCTAAAAAATGGTCGGCCGAAACGCCGTATTTGTATCGCTGCGTTGTGAGTTTGCACGATGAAGAGGGCAAGATTGTAGATGCAGAAGGCTACGATATTGGGTTTAGGAAGGTTGAAATTACGAATGGCCAGCTTCTTGTGAACGGCAAAGCCCTGCTCATTCGCGGCGTAAATCGACACGAACATCATCCCGAAAATGGTCATGCGGTGAGTGAAGCAGACATGCTCGCCGATATTAAGTTAATGAAGCAAAACAACTTTAACGCTGTTCGTACCGCTCACTACCCAAATCATCCGCGTTGGTACGAACTGTGTGATGAGCTCGGTTTGTATGTTGTCGATGAAGCCAATATTGAAACTCACGGCATGTTTCCAATGGGCCGTTTGGCCTCAGACCCACAGTGGGCTGGCGCTTTTATGTCTCGCTATACACAAATGGTAGAGCGTGATAAAAATCATGCATCAATCATCATTTGGTCTTTAGGCAATGAATGTGGTCATGGCCCAAACCATGATGCAATGTATGCCTGGTCAAAAAGCTTCGATCCATCACGCCCAGTGCAATACGAAGGCGGTGGCGCAAATACAAGCGCAACAGACATTATTTGTCCAATGTATTCAAGAGTTGATACTGATGTTAAAGATGACGCGGTACCTAAATACGCCATAAAGAAATGGCTTAGTTTACCTGGCGAAACACGGCCGCTTATTTTATGCGAATATGCTCATGCGATGGGCAATAGCCTGGGTAATTTCGATGAGTATTGGCAAGCATTTAGAGAATATCCACGCTTACAAGACGGCTTTGTATGGGACTGGGTTGACCAAGGGTTATCTAAAGTTGATGACAACGGTGAGCATTATTGGGCTTACGGTGGTGACTTTGGTGATGACTATAACGATCGACAGTTTTGCATCAACGGTCTATTGTTTCCTGATCGCACAGCCCACCCAAGTTTGTATGAAGCAAAATATAGTCAACAGCATCTGCAATTTACGCTAACGCCAACGTTAGATGGGCATCAACAAACTGGATACAGCTTAAGTATCTTCAGTGATTATCTGTTTAGGCACACTGATAATGAAAAAGTAGTTTGGCGCTTACTGCAAAATGGCGTAGAAGTTGAGCAAGGAAGTTCAGCACTCAATATTGCCCCACAAAGCTCTGCAGTCATGAGTATTAACCCTAGCACCGAATTCAAGGCTGGTTGCCAGTATCATCTTAATGTTGATGTTGAGCTAGTTACGGACTGCAGCTTTGCATCTGCCGGACATATTATGGCAACAGAACAATTTAGCGTGGCAAATAGCAAGAGCCTAAGTACTGCATCTGATGCATCTATAACTTCTATAAGTAGCACTACATCACCATTAAAGGTCAATGATAGTGGTGACGCTATTATCATTGATGGCGATGATTTTACGCTTAGTTTTGACCGCCAAACAGGGCTTATCAATAAATGGCAGCACTGCAGTAAACCTGTCATTGTTCGTCCATTAGTGGACAGTTTCTATCGAGCGCCACTTGACAACGACATTGGTATTAGCGAAGTTGATAATCTTGATCCAAATGCATGGGGTGCTCGTTGGCTGCTTGCAGGGCTTGGCGCATGGCAGCGAACTTGTCGACAAATCAGCGTTACTTTATCCCCATCTGACGTTCGAATAACGTGCTTATTCGACTATGAACATAAAAGTGCCGCTTCAAGTATTGTTCAAGCTCAAACGCGCTGGTTGTATACTATAAATAACGAGGGTAAGGTTGCTGTTGATATTGATGTACGTTTAAATGAAGCACTACCCCCACTTCCTCGCGTGGGCGTTAGTTTAGCTGTTAAAAAGACAAAAAACCCACAGGTGAGTTGGTTAGGTTTGGGGCCTTTTGAAAATTACCCTGACCGCAAGGCAGCAGCGCGTTTGGGCTTATATACCTTATCTATAGACGAGCTTCATACACCTTATATTTTTCCGACAGACAATGGTTTGCGCAGCGACTGTAAGCTAGTGAAAGTTAACGATCTGGAAGTGACCGGCGAGTTTTTATTTGCGGCAAGTAAGTATTCACAAAGCACATTAACAACGGCCAAACATACCAATGAGTTAGTGGCTGATGATGTTATTCATTTGCACATAGACCACCAGCATATGGGTGTGGGTGGTGATGATTCATGGAGTCCGAGTACGCACAAAGAATATCTACTTGAAAATAAGCATTATCGCTATTCATTGTTCCTGAATGCTCAGAAAATGATAAAGTAG
- a CDS encoding helix-turn-helix transcriptional regulator: protein MHNKIRDILDIGPSCYERFISSATMAEIKSLDIELAGCSNLSGKYCVARTAPPDHTLFYTLSGQGKLTTINKQYDLTPHTLAILPAKQAFAVSIAAKHWDIFWINLANSKRWEQAALSEAVVLENQQLEPLHLAMELLYSEPKDSLREGVMPILQHYLDLTFTTQILQEHLQNHTEDRLQGLFQEIEKRLQFDWSIDAMCKLVHYSPPHLHRLCKAKFAKSPMQQLIYLRMERSKNLLLNTQWPISHIANYVGYPNIFNFSKRFKKSVGVSPSEFRGRRGLFEI, encoded by the coding sequence ATGCACAATAAAATAAGAGACATACTGGATATCGGCCCCAGCTGTTACGAGCGCTTTATTAGTTCGGCTACAATGGCAGAAATTAAGTCTTTAGACATAGAGCTTGCGGGTTGTTCTAACTTGTCCGGAAAATATTGTGTTGCGCGCACGGCACCCCCTGACCATACCTTATTTTACACGCTAAGCGGACAAGGAAAATTAACAACCATTAATAAGCAATATGATTTAACCCCGCATACGCTGGCAATTTTGCCGGCAAAACAAGCTTTTGCCGTAAGTATTGCGGCAAAACATTGGGACATTTTTTGGATAAATTTAGCCAATAGCAAACGCTGGGAACAAGCGGCGTTGAGCGAAGCAGTGGTATTAGAGAATCAACAGCTTGAGCCCCTGCACCTAGCGATGGAGCTTTTGTATAGCGAACCTAAGGATAGTTTGCGTGAGGGCGTCATGCCCATTCTACAGCACTATTTAGATCTCACGTTTACAACTCAGATACTGCAGGAACATTTGCAAAATCACACTGAGGACAGGCTGCAAGGCCTATTTCAGGAAATTGAAAAGCGCCTGCAGTTTGATTGGAGTATCGATGCAATGTGCAAGCTTGTTCATTATTCTCCACCCCACTTACATCGTTTGTGCAAAGCAAAGTTTGCCAAAAGCCCTATGCAGCAGCTTATTTACCTGCGCATGGAGCGCTCAAAGAATCTATTGTTGAATACACAATGGCCTATTTCACATATCGCAAACTATGTGGGGTATCCAAATATTTTTAACTTTTCAAAACGCTTTAAAAAATCCGTTGGGGTTTCGCCGAGCGAGTTCAGAGGTCGTCGCGGTTTGTTTGAAATTTAG